The proteins below are encoded in one region of Lactuca sativa cultivar Salinas chromosome 3, Lsat_Salinas_v11, whole genome shotgun sequence:
- the LOC122197093 gene encoding uncharacterized mitochondrial protein AtMg00810-like — translation MLVYVDDIVITGSSLSVIDKLVSDLSATFPVKDLGRLTYFLGIEVLHNSGDITLMQRKYANDLLHRDHMENCRSVSTPMSVTKKLYQDHGRPLNDEDIFKYRSMVGSLQYLYLTLTRPNLSFAINKVCQFLSRPTYVHWEAVKRILRYVKGTLDTGLRFRQSKSTLLGIFTDADWAGCLDYCRSTDGYAIFLGPNLISWSSRKQPTMSRSSTEAEYKALANGTAEAIWYFLCAERRTSCVGRSTILEKGLAIFLAASPSPVVTVAAGAAVVPSRYPKSWTPLRIGTT, via the exons ATGCTCGTTTACGTTGATGATATTGTCATCACTGGGTCCTCTCTTTCAGTTATTGACAAATTAGTGAGTGACTTGTCAGCCACCTTTCCAGTTAAAGATCTTGGCCGACTTACCTATTTTCTTGGGATTGAGGTACTCCACAATTCAGGGGACATCACATTAATGCAGCGCAAGTACGCAAATGATCTGTTACATCGGGATCATATGGAGAATTGCAGGAGTGTTTCAACCCCCATGTCCGTCACAAAAAAGCTATACCAAGATCATGGGAGACCACTAAACGATGAAGACATTTTTAAATATAGAAGCATGGTTGGCAGTCTTCAGTATCTGTATCTGACACTAACCCGACCAAATTTATCTTTTGCAATCAATAAAGTGTGTCAATTTCTTTCAAGGCCAACATATGTTCATTGGGAGGCAGTCAAAAGAATCTTAAGATACGTAAAAGGCACATTAGACACTGGTCTCAGATTTAGACAATCAAAGTCAACACTTTTGGGTATCTTTACTGATGCAGATTGGGCAGGTTGTTTAGACTATTGCAGGTCCACAGATGGTTATGCTATATTTCTTGGACCAAATCTGATTTCTTGGAGTTCTCGCAAGCAACCTACTATGTCTAGATCAAGTACTGAAGCTGAGTATAAGGCGTTAGCTAATGGGACAGCAGAGGCGATATGGTATTTCCTTTGTGCTGAGAGGAGAACATCGTGTGTAGGGCGGTCCACAATTCTTGAGAA AGGGTTGGCAATTTTTCTTGCTGCGTCGCCTTCACCTGTGGTTACGGTGGCAGCAGGGGCGGCTGTAGTTCCATCTAGGTATCCAAAGAGCTGGACACCTCTCAGAATCGGGACGACTTGA
- the LOC111917293 gene encoding putative F-box/FBD/LRR-repeat protein At4g13965: protein MNLAEDRLSSLPDDLIHKILSFLELEHSIRVSVLSSRWKSIWKSMPYLNLINFVKINSPPDFSKFVNNVLSHRNYQIHLSSVFLYSDGRVSHEFMKRFLEYVLTHNVQQLTVSWSPENEVAFPLSLYTSRSLQHLDLHNFGYNGSYSGTPAWDLPALATLHLYNIRVSDNCTDLFSKCPNLKNLNLRNCKIGETKVFKIFHPQLSNLTLESTFWGVEVIDVIAPQLKNLTITHGEGKHLISAPSLTSLVIKGHDPLQLIATQGQGFPSLEKVDLHLSFLSSEHAPKMISLLQQLHTVKLLTLDLNILKILSSSMGLMSNQPSPFANFKIVKFLKSDFGRVYLEVEANEKATTSLVVDSSDQCSIFRMVSREEIEVMSDMVLATLLIAKIRYRLKKRKALTDTKQGHDMEQMDAPRKSCKRKMHEHGKVQVKKQKVQSAFEKQWHFGKMMTQIKKGKSEGLLRKLPTSDTCDLILLLQQIDGLVTELSASKRPVLQETFSILCEEAAVVTNNMLDCMKIPCHKKPKPSNV, encoded by the exons ATGAACCTAGCAGAGGATAGACTAAGCAGCTTGCCAGATGATCTTATCCATAAAATCCTCTCTTTTCTTGAGCTTGAACACTCTATTAGAGTGAGTGTTTTGTCATCTAGATGGAAGTCTATCTGGAAATCAATGCCCTATCTCAATTTAATAAATTTCGTCAAGATTAATAGTCCGCCTGACTTCTCCAAATTTGTTAATAATGTTCTGTCTCATCGCAATTATCAAATTCACTTGTCTTCAGTCTTTTTGTATTCCGATGGAAGAGTTAGCCATGAATTTATGAAAAGATTTCTTGAATATGTGTTAACTCACAATGTCCAACAATTGACTGTTTCATGGTCGCCTGAGAATGAGGTTGCATTCCCTCTTTCTCTCTATACTTCTCGTTCTCTCCAGCATCTTGATTTGCATAATTTTGGGTATAATGGGTCTTATTCGGGTACACCAGCTTGGGACCTTCCAGCTTTAGCAACATTGCATCTTTATAATATCAGAGTCTCTGATAACTGCACTGATCTTTTCTCCAAGTGCCCCAACTTGAAGAATCTCAACTTAAGAAATTGCAAAATTGGTGAAACgaaggttttcaaaatatttcATCCTCAACTATCTAATCTCACATTGGAATCGACATTCTGGGGTGTGGAGGTTATCGATGTGATTGCACCTCAACTGAAGAATCTCACTATTACACATGGCGAAGGGAAGCATCTGATTTCTGCACCTAGCCTTACCTCCTTGGTCATAAAAGGTCATGATCCTTTGCAGCTAATTGCCACACAAGGACAAGGTTTCCcttctttggagaaggtggaTCTCCATTTATCCTTCCTAAGCTCTGAACATGCTCCTAAAATGATTTCTCTGCTTCAACAGCTACACACTGTCAAACTTCTTACACTTGACTTGAACATTCTCAAG aTTCTTTCTTCATCCATGGGACTAATGTCAAATCAACCTTCTCCTTTTGCTAACTTTAAGATTGTAAAGTTTTTAAAGAGTGACTTTGGAAGGGTATACTTGGAGGTGGAAGCAAATGAGAAAGCAACTACGTCTCTGGTAGTAGATAGTTCTGATCAATGTTCCATTTTCAGAATGGTCTCTCGTGAG GAGATTGAAGTTATGTCTGATATGGTATTAGCAACACTACTTATTGCAAAAATTCGGTATCGGTTAAAGAAGCGCAAAGCACTTACTGACACCAAACAAGGACATGATATGGAACAAATGGATGCACCAAGGAAGAGCTGCAAGAGGAAGATGCATGAACATGGCAAAGTACAAGTTAAGAAGCAGAAGGTACAATCAGCGTTTGAAAAGCAATGGCACTTTGGGAAAATGATGACACAGATCAAGAAAGGCAAAAGTGAAGGATTACTGAGAAAGCTTCCTACATCAGATACTTGTGACTTGATTTTATTGTTGCAGCAGATTGATGGATTGGTGACTGAATTGTCTGCATCAAAGAGGCCTGTGCTACAAGAAACATTTTCTATCTTGTGTGAAGAAGCTGCAGTTGTCACGAATAATATGTTGGATTGTATGAAGATCCCATGTCATAAGAAGCCAAAACCTTCAAATGTCTAG
- the LOC111917168 gene encoding FBD-associated F-box protein At5g60610-like translates to MLNLLHSISLQFLEAKRRMMHVNAKFDHVNEIMNVEEDRLSSLPNELIHKILSFISVREAIGVSVLSSRWRSIWTSSPYICFLNVPDFSNFVYDEMSRRNNQIHLSSFNLFSWKRLRYSFVNSILDYALSLNIQILTDTCGFESNVGSPLSLFSSPPLNHLDLLGLHYHSPSYSATPALTTLHLDRITLSDSDKRIDLFSKCTNLKGVNVVAPQLKNLTINCCNMKFLTISAPGLTSLVMKGDDPLGISTQAFHSLEKVNLCIFRPLLRDAHKIVRLLKQLHSVKLLILNWRLLEVLSSSMGQTSHQPSQFSGFKILKFTPSYPGRVSLEAQAHEKATPSTIFTMISCEDIRVMRNIVSAQELVAESRVLFQHCKPLCNTNKAYMEQPMESLRIKWHEHSKAQVKRLWAQSPLEMQSHFEMKQEKIEKLVKKLQHVEGLVTEQPVSKRDVMQATFSSVCEEAAIVM, encoded by the exons ATGCTAAATCTGTTGCATTCTATTTCATTGCAGTTTTTGGAGGCAAAAAGGAGGATGATGCACGTGAATGCTAAATTTGATCATGTTAACGAAATAATGAATGTAGAAGAGGATAGACTAAGTAGCTTGCCAAACGAACTTATCCATAAAATCCTCTCTTTTATTAGCGTGAGAGAGGCTATTGGAGTGAGTGTTTTGTCATCAAGATGGAGATCTATCTGGACTTCATCGCCCTATATCTGTTTCTTAAATGTGCCTGACTTCTCCAACTTTGTTTATGATGAAATGTCTCGTCGCAATAATCAAATACACTTGTCTTCATTCAATCTCTTTTCTTGGAAAAGGCTTAGATATTCGTTTGTCAATAGCATTCTAGACTATGCATTGTCTCTCAATATTCAAATACTGACTGATACATGCGGCTTTGAGAGTAATGTTGGATCTCCTCTTTCTCTCTTTAGCTCTCCACCTCTCAATCACCTTGATTTGTTGGGACTTCATTATCATTCTCCTTCCTATTCTGCCACACCAGCTTTAACAACATTGCATCTTGATCGTATCACATTGTCTGACTCTGATAAGCGCATTGATCTTTTCTCCAAGTGCACCAacttgaaa GGTGTGAATGTGGTTGCACCTCAACTCAAGAATCTCACTATTAATTGTTGCAATATGAAGTTTCTTACAATTTCTGCACCTGGCCTAACCTCCTTGGTTATGAAAGGTGATGATCCTTTGGGGATTTCGACACAAGCATTCCATTCTTTGGAGAAGGTGAATCTCTGTATTTTTCGCCCACTCCTAAGAGATGCTCATAAAATAGTTCGTCTGCTTAAACAGCTTCACAGTGTCAAACTTCTTATACTTAACTGGAGGCTTCTCGAG GTTCTTTCTTCATCCATGGGACAAACCTCACATCAACCTTCTCAGTTTTCTGGTTTCAAGATTTTAAAGTTTACACCGAGTTACCCGGGAAGGGTTTCTTTGGAGGCACAAGCACACGAGAAAGCAACTCCAAGTACCATCTTCACAATGATCTCGTGTGAG GATATTAGAGTTATGAGGAATATCGTATCAGCACAAGAGCTTGTTGCAGAATCACGGGTGCTCTTTCAGCATTGTAAACCACTTTGCAATACTAACAAGGCTTATATGGAACAACCAATGGAGAGCCTCAGGATAAAGTGGCATGAACATAGCAAAGCACAAGTTAAAAGGCTGTGGGCACAATCACCATTGGAAATGCAATCGCACTTTGAGATGAAGCAAGAGAAAATTGAAAAATTAGTAAAAAAGCTGCAGCATGTTGAAGGATTGGTGACTGAGCAACCTGTATCAAAGAGGGATGTGATGCAAGCAACATTttctagtgtgtgtgaagaagcTGCCATTGTCATGTAA